Proteins encoded together in one Aminivibrio pyruvatiphilus window:
- a CDS encoding LysR family transcriptional regulator yields the protein MNLHQLRIFCAVVEEGSFRQAAEKLFLSQPSVSQHVASLEKDHSIRLFERKGRTISLTPEGRALYVLASDLLRQADEIPARFRDMQALRSGRLETGVSPFAGYYILPPALADFRAAFPSVSVSVSSGNTTEILSDLRSGEVELVILGRNFPSSREPDLTYRILGACRTGLQNSVS from the coding sequence GTGAACCTCCATCAGCTGAGAATCTTCTGCGCCGTGGTAGAGGAGGGGTCCTTCCGGCAGGCAGCCGAGAAGCTTTTCCTTTCCCAGCCCTCGGTGAGCCAGCACGTGGCCTCTCTCGAAAAGGACCATAGCATCCGCCTCTTCGAACGAAAGGGACGGACCATATCCCTCACCCCGGAGGGCAGGGCCCTCTATGTCCTGGCCTCCGATCTTCTCCGCCAGGCCGACGAGATCCCCGCCAGGTTCAGGGACATGCAGGCACTGCGCTCGGGAAGGCTTGAGACCGGTGTCTCACCCTTCGCGGGCTACTACATCCTTCCCCCGGCCCTGGCCGATTTCCGTGCCGCTTTTCCGTCCGTCTCCGTGTCCGTTTCCTCGGGAAACACCACGGAAATACTCTCCGATCTCAGGAGCGGGGAAGTCGAGCTGGTCATCCTTGGACGAAACTTCCCCTCATCCCGGGAACCGGACCTGACGTACCGCATCCTAGGAGCCTGTCGGACTGGCCTTCAAAACTCCGTCTCATGA
- a CDS encoding YgeY family selenium metabolism-linked hydrolase, with protein sequence MEGKRQEDLIQLCRELLRRPAVSGREGEVARFAADVMTALGYDRVTTDSYGNVVGTMVFSGEGERVLLISQMDHVDVGDAAEWSKYPYGAFIEDDRIFGRAASDQKGSLSAMIMAGAFLRSDLGRSLKGQLSVAAAVHQETFENVASRAIADTVDPTCVLVGEASSLLLERGQRGRAEIRLDTFGKMAHSSHPEYGVNAADTMNALLAFLKQQFIPPRDPFLGEGILVLTSLYTSPAGASGAVPEKCTAIFDRRLLRGETLEGAAGELRTLIARAAEQIPGLRARVSFPVMEDRCYTGAPIRGNHYAPAWVLPEESAFLKVLSDALAEAGLPHRVSDRPGFGTNGCHFAVERNLPTVIYGPSRRELVHGVDEYIEIRELLEACRGYYTMGGRLLSGRGGVQAPAAGVTVSEGGR encoded by the coding sequence ATGGAAGGGAAACGGCAGGAAGATCTCATCCAGCTCTGCAGGGAACTCCTCCGCCGCCCCGCCGTTTCGGGCAGGGAGGGTGAGGTTGCCCGGTTCGCGGCCGACGTCATGACCGCTCTCGGCTATGACCGTGTGACCACCGACTCCTACGGCAACGTGGTGGGCACCATGGTGTTCTCCGGCGAAGGCGAGAGGGTTCTCCTCATTTCCCAGATGGATCACGTGGACGTGGGGGATGCCGCCGAGTGGTCAAAGTATCCCTACGGCGCCTTCATCGAGGATGACCGAATTTTCGGCAGGGCGGCCTCCGACCAGAAAGGATCCCTCTCCGCCATGATCATGGCGGGCGCTTTTCTCAGGTCCGACCTGGGCCGTTCGCTGAAAGGGCAGCTTTCCGTGGCCGCCGCCGTTCACCAGGAAACTTTCGAGAACGTGGCTTCCAGGGCGATCGCCGACACGGTGGATCCGACCTGCGTCCTTGTGGGGGAGGCGTCCTCCCTTCTGCTGGAACGGGGCCAGCGGGGAAGGGCGGAGATCCGCCTGGACACCTTCGGAAAAATGGCCCACTCCTCCCACCCTGAATACGGCGTCAATGCGGCCGACACCATGAACGCCCTTCTCGCCTTTCTGAAACAGCAATTTATCCCTCCCAGGGATCCTTTTCTCGGTGAGGGAATCCTCGTGCTCACCAGTCTCTATACATCCCCTGCCGGAGCCAGCGGCGCCGTTCCCGAAAAATGCACCGCCATCTTTGACCGGAGACTCCTCAGGGGGGAAACCCTCGAAGGAGCCGCCGGGGAACTGAGAACCCTCATCGCCCGCGCTGCGGAGCAGATTCCCGGCCTTCGGGCCAGGGTCTCCTTTCCGGTGATGGAGGACCGGTGCTACACCGGAGCCCCCATCCGTGGAAACCACTACGCCCCGGCCTGGGTCCTGCCGGAGGAGTCGGCCTTCCTGAAGGTTCTTTCAGATGCCCTGGCCGAAGCGGGACTTCCACACAGGGTCTCGGACAGACCCGGATTCGGCACCAACGGATGTCACTTCGCCGTGGAAAGGAATCTTCCCACGGTTATTTACGGTCCCTCCCGGAGGGAACTTGTCCACGGAGTGGACGAATATATTGAGATCCGGGAACTCCTTGAGGCCTGCCGCGGGTATTACACCATGGGCGGCCGGCTTCTTTCGGGACGGGGCGGCGTACAGGCCCCGGCGGCGGGAGTGACGGTTTCGGAAGGAGGAAGATAG
- a CDS encoding threonine synthase: MGKPVELRCVLCGASYAPGEVEYTCPKCGLDGTLDVLYDYEEAARTLTAGALAGRAPSLWRYGEILPVEGEENIPSLSVGWTPYYDCSALAEEYGVREFFVKDDGRNPTGSLKDRASAVGVARALELGQRTVACASTGNAASSLSGFAAVGRLKSFIFVPEKAPAAKVTQLLVYGATVVLVRGDYADAFRLATAAIEKYGWYNRNCAINPYLVEGKKTCALEIGEQSGWNPPDRIFISVGDGCCIGGLHKGFSDLMKMGFISRMPKITGVQAEGAKPILDAFKSGAERVMFGPADTVADSISVGAPRNWAKALRAVRETEGDMVAVSDAEILSAIPELARKTGVFGEPAGAAAFAGFRKMAGEGRLGRKERVAVVVTGNGLKDIESARKSAGSPIVSEPDIDRFSAQLERSGFPC, encoded by the coding sequence ATGGGAAAACCGGTGGAGCTGCGGTGCGTCCTCTGCGGTGCGTCCTACGCACCGGGAGAGGTGGAGTACACCTGCCCGAAATGCGGGCTCGACGGAACCCTTGATGTGCTTTACGACTACGAAGAGGCGGCCAGAACACTGACGGCCGGGGCGCTGGCGGGGAGAGCCCCTTCCCTGTGGCGCTACGGAGAGATTCTTCCCGTGGAGGGGGAGGAGAATATCCCATCCCTCTCGGTGGGGTGGACTCCCTATTACGACTGTTCAGCTCTTGCCGAGGAGTACGGGGTCCGGGAGTTCTTCGTGAAGGACGACGGACGGAATCCCACGGGTTCTCTCAAGGACAGGGCAAGCGCCGTTGGCGTGGCCCGGGCTCTCGAGCTCGGGCAGAGGACCGTGGCGTGCGCTTCGACGGGAAACGCCGCGAGCTCTCTCTCGGGATTCGCGGCCGTAGGGAGGCTGAAGAGCTTTATCTTTGTCCCTGAAAAGGCTCCGGCAGCCAAGGTGACCCAGCTCCTCGTCTACGGGGCGACGGTAGTGCTGGTCAGGGGCGATTACGCCGACGCCTTCCGGCTGGCCACGGCGGCCATCGAAAAGTACGGATGGTACAACAGAAACTGCGCCATCAACCCTTACCTCGTGGAGGGGAAAAAGACCTGCGCCCTTGAAATCGGCGAGCAGAGCGGGTGGAATCCTCCCGACAGGATCTTTATCTCCGTGGGCGACGGCTGCTGTATCGGCGGACTGCACAAGGGCTTCAGCGACCTGATGAAGATGGGGTTCATCAGCAGGATGCCGAAAATTACGGGAGTCCAGGCGGAGGGGGCAAAGCCCATCCTCGATGCCTTTAAAAGCGGGGCGGAGCGGGTGATGTTCGGCCCTGCGGACACGGTTGCGGACAGCATTTCCGTCGGGGCGCCCAGGAACTGGGCAAAGGCCCTGCGGGCGGTTCGGGAAACCGAAGGGGACATGGTCGCCGTGTCGGACGCCGAAATTTTGTCCGCCATCCCCGAGCTTGCGAGAAAGACCGGTGTCTTCGGGGAACCCGCCGGGGCGGCAGCCTTCGCGGGATTCAGGAAGATGGCGGGGGAAGGCCGTCTCGGAAGAAAGGAACGGGTGGCCGTGGTGGTCACCGGCAACGGCCTGAAGGATATCGAGAGCGCACGGAAGTCAGCCGGCTCTCCCATAGTCTCGGAGCCTGATATCGACAGGTTCTCTGCACAACTTGAAAGGAGTGGGTTCCCGTGTTAG